A window of the Rhodohalobacter mucosus genome harbors these coding sequences:
- a CDS encoding DUF883 C-terminal domain-containing protein, with translation MQDVRERKQKLEQEIELLEVDFQRRLSSLKGGMDELKEPTRYIKESPVKSVAIAAGIGFAVGLLKKKRKRSYPGTEQGTSEKESRRSPGITSFIVEELQHLAAQKAMMYLSEIIDRQLSGLKKRPESDQ, from the coding sequence TCCGCGAAAGAAAGCAGAAGCTCGAGCAGGAAATTGAACTGCTGGAGGTGGATTTTCAGCGCCGTTTATCAAGCCTGAAAGGCGGTATGGACGAACTGAAGGAACCTACTCGGTACATTAAAGAAAGCCCGGTAAAAAGTGTTGCCATCGCAGCCGGAATCGGATTTGCAGTTGGATTGCTTAAGAAAAAGAGAAAACGTTCATACCCGGGAACGGAGCAAGGCACAAGCGAAAAAGAGAGCAGGCGATCACCAGGCATCACATCGTTCATCGTTGAGGAGCTTCAGCATCTGGCAGCCCAAAAAGCCATGATGTATCTCTCGGAAATAATAGACAGGCAACTTTCAGGCCTGAAAAAACGGCCCGAATCAGATCAGTAA